The proteins below come from a single Corylus avellana chromosome ca3, CavTom2PMs-1.0 genomic window:
- the LOC132174447 gene encoding exopolygalacturonase-like, which yields MEQPIDNSQAFLKVWKEACEWKGRARVLIPPGSYKVNSVRFEGPCKGWVGVVIGGFLKAPADPSMFSTDSWINFRYVDLLTVGGGGTLDAQGQVAWGLNDCSKNSNCPRLPTTLRFDFVTNARIHHVRSMNSKNNHIVLFGCENVNTSHIRISAPADSPNTDWIKIRSSHRIGISRSTIGTGG from the exons ATGGAGCAACCGATCGATAACAGTCAG GCATTTCTAAAGGTGTGGAAGGAAGCATGTGAATGGAAGGGAAGGGCTAGGGTTTTGATCCCGCCAGGATCATACAAGGTGAACTCAGTGAGATTTGAGGGTCCATGCAAGGGCTGGGTGGGTGTCGTGATTGGAGGGTTTCTCAAGGCTCCTGCTGATCCATCCATGTTCTCAACCGATAGTTGGATCAACTTCCGATATGTAGACCTTTTGACAGTCGGTGGTGGCGGCACCTTGGACGCCCAAGGCCAAGTAGCTTGGGGCCTCAATGACTGCAGCAAGAATTCTAATTGTCCTAGGCTACCTACt ACATTGAGATTTGATTTTGTGACCAACGCACGGATTCATCACGTGAGGTCCATGAACAGTAAGAACAACCATATTGTGCTTTTCGGCTGTGAGAACGTGAATACGAGTCATATTAGAATATCGGCTCCCGCTGACAGCCCCAACACCGATTGGATCAAGATTAGAAGCTCTCACCGTATCGGAATCTCTCGTTCCACAATTGGTACCGGCGGATGA
- the LOC132174448 gene encoding exopolygalacturonase-like — protein sequence MGSKPAFGWACLLTSLMVLVTGVRGQFKFFNVMNYGAVADGATDNSQAFLKAWKEACEWKGMATVLIPPGSYMVNSVRFEGRCKGLVGVVIGGLLKAPADPFKFSTDSWINFRYVDQLTVSGGGTLDGQGQVAWGINDCNKNSSCPRLPTTLRFDFVTNARIDQVSSINSKNNHIVIFGCENLNMSRINISAPANSPNTDGIKIGSSHGIRISHSTIGTGDDCIAMLSGTKDVDISNVVCGPGHGISIGSLGKNNGDDVDGVVVKNSTFRGTSDGVRIKTWAAPFLGTASNFIFQDIFMDQVGNPIILDQEYCPYPPCSQQASLLQISNVTYRNIWGSSNAKVAVTLRCSASKPCQNVVLEDINLDYRGPEGPVTALCSHVNGRAIGHQSPPACI from the exons atgggttCGAAACCAGCATTTGGTTGGGCTTGCTTGTTAACATCTTTGATGGTATTGGTTACCGGAGTTCGAGGCCAATTCAAGTTTTTCAACGTGATGAACTACGGTGCAGTTGCAGATGGAGCAACCGATAACAGTCAG GCATTTCTTAAGGCGTGGAAGGAAGCATGTGAATGGAAGGGAATGGCTACAGTTTTGATCCCTCCCGGATCATACATGGTGAACTCAGTGAGATTCGAGGGTCGATGCAAGGGCCTAGTGGGCGTTGTGATCGGAGGGCTTCTTAAAGCTCCTGCTGATCCATTCAAGTTCTCAACCGATAGTTGGATTAATTTCCGATATGTTGACCAGTTGACTGTCAGTGGTGGCGGCACCTTGGATGGCCAGGGCCAGGTAGCTTGGGGCATCAATGACTGCAACAAGAATTCTAGTTGTCCTAGGCTACCTACT ACATTGAGATTTGATTTTGTGACCAACGCACGGATTGATCAAGTGAGTTCCATTAACAGCAAGAACAACCACATTGTGATTTTTGGCTGTGAGAACTTGAATATGAGTCGTATCAATATATCAGCTCCGGCCAACAGCCCCAACACCGATGGGATAAAGATTGGAAGCTCTCACGGCATTAGAATCTCACATTCCACAATCGGTACCGGCGATGACTGTATTGCCATGCTGTCCGGAACTAAAGACGTCGATATTTCGAATGTTGTTTGTGGACCGGGGCATGGAATAAGCATCGGCAGCCTCGGCAAAAATAATGGAGATGATGTCGACGGAGTTGTCGTCAAAAACTCCACCTTTCGCGGCACTTCTGATGGAGTGAGAATCAAAACATGGGCTGCTCCATTCCTTGGCACGgcttctaattttatatttcaagACATTTTCATGGATCAAGTCGGCAATCCCATCATTCTTGATCAAGAATATTGCCCCTACCCCCCTTGCAGTCAACAG GCTTCTCTTCTGCAAATCAGCAATGTCACGTACAGAAATATATGGGGAAGTTCAAATGCCAAAGTCGCAGTTACTCTCCGATGTAGCGCAAGCAAGCCATGCCAAAACGTAGTATTGGAGGACATCAATTTGGACTACCGTGGCCCCGAAGGTCCTGTCACCGCGTTGTGCTCTCATGTCAATGGCCGCGCAATTGGCCATCAAAGCCCTCCCGCTTGCATATAG